AACCCACATGATGTGCCTGCGCAGCATCCATCCCTTTAGATGCGAGTGCGTTGGTGGTTTGTTGCAAACGGGCTACTGCTTCAGGACTATCAGGTGTGATATAATTCAGTAACTGTGTACGGTGCTCTGCATATTGCTTCGCTACATAAGTGTTCATGAATGCAATACCAAAGGCACCACCCAATTGCCGTAACATATTATTGATGGCAATACCCTGTGGCATTTCCATGGGTGTTAAGCCAGACACTGCCTGAGAAGTAAGCGGAACTGTTAAGGTAGCTGCTCCCAGCCCACGTAATAAAAGCGGCACAAAAAAGAAGGCAACTCCGGCTTCAGGACTGGCAGTAGACATCCAGAAACAGAAGATGGCGAAAATGATGAACCCGGATGAAATGAGGTATTTGGACGGAAGTCCTTTTTGCATAGCCTTACCTGCTATGGGCATCATAATAGCTGCCACAATAGCTCCCGGAAGTAATGATTCTCCTGTAAGCGTAGGTGTATAGCTCATTACTCTTTGCATCCATACAGGGTATACGAACATGGAACAATACATCCCTAAGCCCATGATAAAAGTGAGCAAGGTGGTAATGGCCAGCGTTCGGTTCTTCATCACTTTGAGGTTCACGGCCGGTGCGTCTGTTGTTAGTTCCCACCAGATAAATCCAATAAAAGAAATGGCTGCGACCACGGTAAGCACTATAATATGTGTGGCTGCAAACCAGTCTTCCGACTGCCCTTTCTCCAGTATATATTGCAGGCTGCCCACCCAGCTGATGAGTAAAGCAATACCGAGATAATCTATCTTGATAGCTTTCCGGTTGATGTTGTACTCGTGTTCCTGTTTGTCGATAAACGTAAACACCAGGAATGCTGCGATGATACCTACAGGTACGTTGATGTCGAAGATGAGTGACCAGTGGAAGTTATCTACGATCACACCACCCAATGTTGGTCCTATCGTTGGCCCGATGATCACACCCATACCAAAGATGGCAGAGGCGGTAGGCCTTTCGGATATTTCAAACGCATCGAACAGGATGGATTGGGAAGTGGACAATAAAGCACCACCACCTATACCTTGTATAAAACGCCATGCAACTAATTCCCAAAGAGAACCGGAAACGCCGCACATATAAGAAGCGAACGTAAAAATGATAATGGAGGCGAGATAGTAGTTCTTTCTTCCGAAGTAGGAAGCCAGAAAACCCGTCATGGGGATAACGATCACGTTTGCGATCGCGTAAGCAGTGATCACCCAGGAAGCATCTTCAATAGTTGCTCCAAGGTTACCGCTGATCTGCGATAATGCAACGTTTACGATCGTAGTATCGATCAGCTCCAACATAGTGGCAGAAATAACGGTGGCCACTATGATCCATTTGGCAAAGCCTTGCGGTTTGGGTGCCATACTATTAGTATTTTAAAGCTACTTCTACGCTCAGGCCTGCGCGAAGCTTGTCGAGGTATTGGTCTGCGTTATCAATAGAGATCTTAACAGGAACCCTTTGCACGATCTTTACGAAGTTACCGGTAGCATTATCCGGAGGCAGCAAAGAAAACTTAGCACCGGTGGCTCTTGAAATAGCTGCTACATGGCCTTTCAGGTGAAGATCACTGAATCCGTCTATCTCAATTTCTGCTTCCTGCCCTACTGTGATATGCGGTAATTGTGTTTCTTTGAAGTTCGCTACGATGTAAAATCCATTCTCATCCACAATAGTGAAAAGGCTTTGACCAGCTTGTACAAACTGACCGGGCTCTACATTCTTTCTTCCGATCTTACCTGTGATATTGGCGGTGATATTGGTATAGCCCAGTTTGAGTTTCATCTGATCGATCTGTGCTTTTTTACTGGCCACCAAAGCTTCTGCCTGTGTTACT
This DNA window, taken from Chitinophaga niabensis, encodes the following:
- a CDS encoding DHA2 family efflux MFS transporter permease subunit, which gives rise to MAPKPQGFAKWIIVATVISATMLELIDTTIVNVALSQISGNLGATIEDASWVITAYAIANVIVIPMTGFLASYFGRKNYYLASIIIFTFASYMCGVSGSLWELVAWRFIQGIGGGALLSTSQSILFDAFEISERPTASAIFGMGVIIGPTIGPTLGGVIVDNFHWSLIFDINVPVGIIAAFLVFTFIDKQEHEYNINRKAIKIDYLGIALLISWVGSLQYILEKGQSEDWFAATHIIVLTVVAAISFIGFIWWELTTDAPAVNLKVMKNRTLAITTLLTFIMGLGMYCSMFVYPVWMQRVMSYTPTLTGESLLPGAIVAAIMMPIAGKAMQKGLPSKYLISSGFIIFAIFCFWMSTASPEAGVAFFFVPLLLRGLGAATLTVPLTSQAVSGLTPMEMPQGIAINNMLRQLGGAFGIAFMNTYVAKQYAEHRTQLLNYITPDSPEAVARLQQTTNALASKGMDAAQAHHVGLNMLDGIVSKQAYILSYLDTFRIVGIFFICVLPLMFFVKKRNLSAAAIKEAAEHAH